TTGGCACAGATAATATAGGAGTTTATCTCTTTTCTAATGATAAATATACTCTAGTTCCTAAGAATTTAGATACTGAAGCTAAAAAAATAATAAAAGAAAATCTAGAAACAGAAATTATAGAAACAACAATAGCTGATAGCTATCTTATAGGCGTGTTTGTTTCTGGTAATAATAATGTAATATTACTGCCAAAAAATATTAGAGAAGATGAATTAAAAACAATAAAAGAAGCTGCCAAAGACATAAGAGTCGAAGTACTTAACCTAAATATTACAGCATTAGGAAATACAATATTATGTAATGATTATGCAGCACTACTGTATCCAGAATTTTCTGATTATGAAATGAAAGAGATAAAAAAAGTTCTAGAGATAGATAGTATAAAAAAAGGAAGAATAGCAAATGTATCAGTAGTTGGTTCAGTAGGCATGATTACTGACAAAGGAGGAATAGTACATATAGATGCTACAGATGATGAAGTTGCTGAATTATCTAATTTCTTTAAAGTGAAAATAGATATAGGAACAGTGAATTTTGGAAGCGCATTTATTAGAAGTGGATTAATAGCAAATTATAAAGGAGTGCTTGTAGGATCATCTACTACAGGTCCGGAGATTTTAAGAATTCAGAAAGCATTAGGTGATTAAGATGAATGAAGGAAAAGTAAAGATATACATGATAAAAGGAAATGCATTATTTAATGAAAGCAAATTTCCTACGATGCAAAAATTTACCAAATATGTTAGAGCATTAAATGAAAAACAAGCAGTAGAATATGTATATTCGTATTTAGGAAGCAAAAATAAAATAAAGAGATACAATATAAAAATTCAAGAAGTAAAAGAAGTAAAAGAAGATGAAGTAACAGATAGAAGAGTAAAAGATATTGCTAAGCTAAACAAAATTATTCTGTGATTAAAATGAGTGAAAATCAAGGTAAAATGGTAATTTCATTAGAAGATTTACTATCACAAGCTGATCTTCTAAAAAAACAAATAGACGAACTACAAAAAGCGCAAGCAGAATTAGCAGATTCTTTAGCATCAATATCTTCAGCTAAGGATTCTATAGAAGAACTAGGTAAACAACAAGAAATGCTTGTATCAAGCGATAAAAAAGGATATTTAATGTTCAGAATACAACAACAACCACAAAGTAAGGTTTTAGTTTATTTAGGCTTGGCTTATTATGCCGAAGTAGAATTACCTACAGCAATAAAAATCCTTGAAAGTAGAGAAAATGAATTAAATCAGGCATTACAAGATATCAACTCAAAATTATCAGAAAGCATAAATGCTTATTCACAAATAGCAGAAATTCTAAAAAGTATCCAACAACAAAGCAACCAGAAAGGTGAATAATTTGTTTTGATAAGTTAAAAAAAGCTTTTTCTAATTTTACTGATAAATTAAGACAAAAGGAGAATACAGAACAAGTTAAACAAGAAAATGAGAAAATAGAAGAAACAAATTTGGCACAACATCCTCTTTCTCAGAATGAAGAAAAAAAATCGGATGAAGTAGAATCTAAACCACAATCATCTTCTTACAATCAAAATATACCTTCCAATATACCTTCTACTGAATCTACATTAGAAGAAAACTCTCATGCAACTCCAAATATAAATGCACAAGAATCCGAAAAAAAACAATCTAGTAGTAGATTCAATATTTTTAACATATTTAGATATAAAGAATTAAAAGAAGATGATATAAACGATATAATAGAAGAATTACGTTATGAACTATTAGAGAGCGATGTATCACTTGAAGTCACAGACAAAATTTTAGAGGATTTGAAAAATGCTCTTATAGGTAAAAAAGTATCTAGAAGCGAGGATTTGGAAAACCTAGTTAAAGAATCATTAAAAAAGTCAATAAAAGATATATTGGAAAAAAATAAGTCTATAGATGATTTAATTGACACAATTAAAAAATCAGAGAAGCCTTATGTTATAGTATTCTTCGGAATTAATGGTGTAGGAAAAACTACCACAATAGCAAAGTTTGCATATATGTTAAAAGAACATGGTTTAAAAGTTATAGTCTCTGCATCCGATACTTTTAGGGCAGCAGCTCAAGAACAGCTTGCACTACATTGTGAAAAATTAAAAATCCCTCTAGTAAAAGGAAAATATGGAGGAGATCCTGCATCTGTAGCTTTTGATGCTATAAAATCTGCAAAAAGTAGAAATATAGATGTAGTATTGATAGATACTGCAGGTAGAATGCACGTAGATAAAGATCTTACTGAAGAATTAAAAAGAATAATAAGAATAGCTAAGCCTAATCTTAAATTATTAGTATTAGATTCATTAGCAGGAAATGATGCTTTAGAACAAGCTAAATATTTTGATGAAATAGTAAATTACGATGGAGTAATACTAACAAAAGTCGATGCTGATGCCAAGGGAGGAATAGTATTATCTTTAGCTTACGAATTAAAGAAACCAGTATTATATATTGGAATAGGTCAAGAATACTCAGATTTAACTCCGTTCAGCGTAAATTGGTTTATGGAGAAACTATTCAGTTAAATTAATTTTCTTGAAGAACAAATTGCTTATTATGGACATTATAGAAAGGATAAAAAGACTTCCTGAAGATTGGAGAAGAATAATAAGCGTGTCCAAAAAACCTGATAAAAATATGTTTAATATGTATCTTAAAGTAACTTTACTTGTACTAGCTTTTGTAGGCTTATTAGCCTTTTTAATTCAATTATCTTTGGCATTAATTGGTGAGTAATTTGGAAACTAAAATAAGAAATTATTATGCAATAAAAGTTACTGGTGGACAAGAAACAAATGTTGGACTAATGCTAGAAGAAAGAGCTAAAACTAATAATATTAATGAAATATATTCTATAATTGTTCCACCAAATTTGAAAGGATATGTAATAGTCGAAGCTTCGGGCCCGCACGTAGTAAAATTATTAATATCTGGAATCAGAAATGTAAGAGGAGTAGCGCAAGGCTTAGTTCCCAAAGATGATATACTTAAAATCGTATCAAAGAAAATAGTAGGACCATCCATAAAAGAAGGTGATTTGGTAGAAGTTACAGCTGGACCATTCAGAGGTATGCAAGCTCAAGTGATTAAACTTAACGCTGATAAGGAAGAGGTAGTGTTAAATATTCTAGAATCGGCTTTCCCATTAGAAGTAACAATTCCAATAGATCAAGTCAAACCTAGTAAGAAAAGTTAAGGTGATAGTTTATGCCTAAAAAAACTATAAAAATAGTAGTAGAAGGGGGGAATGTAAAACCAGGACCACCACTAGGTCCTACCCTTTCTCAATTTAAATTAAACGTAGGAGAAGTAGTAAAGAAAATAAACGATGTAACAGCACAGTTTAAGGGAATGACAGTACCAGTTACATTAGATATCGACGTAGATACTAAAGAATATGAAATAAGTGTAGGAATTCCAACTACATCATCTTTGCTATTGAAAAAGGCTAATGCACAACAACCTTCTGGAGATCCAGCTCATAAGAAAATAGGAGATATAAGCCTAGAAGATGCTATAGATGTAGCAATAACTAAAAAGCCTAGCTTAACAACTAAAACACTTAAAAGTGCAGTTAAAAGCATTTTAGGAACTGCAAGACAAATAGGTCTAACTGTAAATAAAAAAGATCCAAAAGAGATTATAGATGAAATAGATCAAGGAAAATATGAAGATATATTATCCAAATATGAAGAAAAATGGACTAAGGTGTAAAATTTATGATAGTTCCAAAAGATAAATTAACAGAGGGATTAAAAGAAGCATTATTAGAGAATAACAATCCTAAAAGAAACTTTAAACAAAGTGTTGATCTTATAGTATCTTTTAGAGGCGTAGATATGAAAAAAGGAGAAATAAAATTAAGAGAAATCGTACCATTACCAAAAGCTCCTACAAAAGAAAGAAGAGTTTTAGTAGTTCCAACATTTGAGCAATTAGATTCCGTTAAAAAAGCAGAACCAAATGTAATACTTACCAAAGAAGAATTACAAAAATTAAACGGACAAAAAAGAGTAGTAAGAAAATATGCTAGAGATAATGACTGGTTCTTAATTGCACCAGAATCAATGCCAATAGCAGGTAGAATACTAGGACCAGCATTAGGTCCTAGAGGAAAATTCCCTACACCACTACCTACTTCCTCTGAAGTCTCAGAATATGTATTAAGATTTAAGCATTCTACAGTAGTAAAAACTAAA
This genomic window from Acidianus manzaensis contains:
- a CDS encoding translation initiation factor IF-6: MNLQRLSIFGTDNIGVYLFSNDKYTLVPKNLDTEAKKIIKENLETEIIETTIADSYLIGVFVSGNNNVILLPKNIREDELKTIKEAAKDIRVEVLNLNITALGNTILCNDYAALLYPEFSDYEMKEIKKVLEIDSIKKGRIANVSVVGSVGMITDKGGIVHIDATDDEVAELSNFFKVKIDIGTVNFGSAFIRSGLIANYKGVLVGSSTTGPEILRIQKALGD
- the rpl18a gene encoding 50S ribosomal protein L18Ae, with product MNEGKVKIYMIKGNALFNESKFPTMQKFTKYVRALNEKQAVEYVYSYLGSKNKIKRYNIKIQEVKEVKEDEVTDRRVKDIAKLNKIIL
- the pfdA gene encoding prefoldin subunit alpha — translated: MSENQGKMVISLEDLLSQADLLKKQIDELQKAQAELADSLASISSAKDSIEELGKQQEMLVSSDKKGYLMFRIQQQPQSKVLVYLGLAYYAEVELPTAIKILESRENELNQALQDINSKLSESINAYSQIAEILKSIQQQSNQKGE
- the ftsY gene encoding signal recognition particle-docking protein FtsY, which gives rise to MNAQESEKKQSSSRFNIFNIFRYKELKEDDINDIIEELRYELLESDVSLEVTDKILEDLKNALIGKKVSRSEDLENLVKESLKKSIKDILEKNKSIDDLIDTIKKSEKPYVIVFFGINGVGKTTTIAKFAYMLKEHGLKVIVSASDTFRAAAQEQLALHCEKLKIPLVKGKYGGDPASVAFDAIKSAKSRNIDVVLIDTAGRMHVDKDLTEELKRIIRIAKPNLKLLVLDSLAGNDALEQAKYFDEIVNYDGVILTKVDADAKGGIVLSLAYELKKPVLYIGIGQEYSDLTPFSVNWFMEKLFS
- a CDS encoding protein translocase SEC61 complex subunit gamma, which codes for MDIIERIKRLPEDWRRIISVSKKPDKNMFNMYLKVTLLVLAFVGLLAFLIQLSLALIGE
- a CDS encoding transcription elongation factor Spt5, with product METKIRNYYAIKVTGGQETNVGLMLEERAKTNNINEIYSIIVPPNLKGYVIVEASGPHVVKLLISGIRNVRGVAQGLVPKDDILKIVSKKIVGPSIKEGDLVEVTAGPFRGMQAQVIKLNADKEEVVLNILESAFPLEVTIPIDQVKPSKKS
- a CDS encoding 50S ribosomal protein L11, whose translation is MPKKTIKIVVEGGNVKPGPPLGPTLSQFKLNVGEVVKKINDVTAQFKGMTVPVTLDIDVDTKEYEISVGIPTTSSLLLKKANAQQPSGDPAHKKIGDISLEDAIDVAITKKPSLTTKTLKSAVKSILGTARQIGLTVNKKDPKEIIDEIDQGKYEDILSKYEEKWTKV
- a CDS encoding 50S ribosomal protein L1 codes for the protein MIVPKDKLTEGLKEALLENNNPKRNFKQSVDLIVSFRGVDMKKGEIKLREIVPLPKAPTKERRVLVVPTFEQLDSVKKAEPNVILTKEELQKLNGQKRVVRKYARDNDWFLIAPESMPIAGRILGPALGPRGKFPTPLPTSSEVSEYVLRFKHSTVVKTKDQPHVQIFIGSEDQKPEDLADNAIAVLNTIEGKLKNLTYIKAIYVKTTMGKPIQIKMK